In the genome of Rhodamnia argentea isolate NSW1041297 chromosome 3, ASM2092103v1, whole genome shotgun sequence, one region contains:
- the LOC115725896 gene encoding uncharacterized protein LOC115725896 isoform X2 translates to MSSCANSPGKGGHTSQADTEPTSSNLDEWPKSPAKADEEEDEDEDVDFNPFLKETPSPDASSSLSSEIEGIDGDAVENGVRPLQTAEICSSELTDEGPSFVVEDSEHCEGGNLVLDTLSPKLVCEQELPELVAGSLSKTDSEILSQAENGHLQGKEDYMSRRPDSHGDMVEEATNSWKLLTHSDDEDAICKRTRARYSLASFTLDELESFLQETDDDDDIQNVDDEEEYKKFLAAVLLGVDGDGHPTPETANVDDEDEDNDADFEIELEEALESDLDDRPSDKTTKGNYECSRRRPETRQNRGKNTSAECKKKLLQHGKRPLRPLLPLVPVGSTSYLPALSGQPSMADAPLNYASLTANAGCINGFAPNQIGQLYCLIHEHVQLLIQIYSLCVLDPPRQHIASQVEELILQMLHKRDQMVARRSIPYPSICFSPAYVCSSTSEGSKRSNMAQHTLVSAPTLEAQRVTSSTNNQMLATLNDSQGQGHGEYAGSQALGSRAVADSVWLPNISGPVLSVLDVAPLNLVKTYIDDLRIVVKEQRRWHVESTCDIRSEREPLFPISSSLSAVEVDIQVLSGASPSNARTGSPSSGHHPLKRSLAAAIVESAKKQSVALVERDVAKLAQIFFPVFNRALFPHKPPPSAVANRVLFTDAEDELLALGIMEFNTDWKAIQQRFLPCKSKHQIFVRQKNRCSSKAPENPIKAVRRMKTSPLTAEEIQYIQEGFKIYKLDWMSVCKFIVPHRDPSLLPRQWRVALGTQKSYKQNPTKKEKRRAYEAERRRRRSADQASWLNASEKDYQVEHAGAENSCEDDCVDDPEEAYVHEGFLVDWRPGPSSHTSFKQPRSYVGKGGLHGMREEAAYDIHYETQCHAGSTHQFPIASSFQNTYSASRVIHNNMHGALVPFHPVSDTSFTAPKSPFGLLSNRGRQTDNARLVKLAPNLPPVNLPQNVRVISQYAYLSRDGAASTITESADNRPCHAAKVGDMPATQQSKSRSLNDSVACFPREESRVFKEKTINEERGIDSDSQMHPLLFQVPEDGRLPYYPSNCNTLAPAPISFSCGSQPQLNLSLFHSPHQLNNDRSFRPRDSASDIGLSGIDFHPLLQGTEEVNTDLTSANSTAHQPVSDAVLAKVPASGGSLTPGTDLSSCVDRASELDLDIHLSSSSILEKAIGRNAGATHKLVLPIKHSTKSGTLLKGQQTSGPFDEQPENLSSVRSDLISGSQMSSRPNDAVQCNMDLAGDESHPGIVMEQEELSDSDEEMEEHVEFECEEMADSEGEEESSMEIVADTYNRVQSSAAEKVVVEDHQPGLGNGCRKSNDAAPGNSSLPSLKLGLTCEGGDTASKSWLSLDPRLRGCPNPTVETQARKNCSPRPNRSCKKTKTCIRNNIEQVHDQATEAAKQLDLGTSTIPNKRPRKRTCRSNANPEVGIAM, encoded by the exons ATGTCGTCTTGTGCGAATTCTCCTGGCAAAGGTGGCCATACTAGTCAAGCTGACACTGAGCCCACCAGTTCAAACTTAGATGAATGGCCCAAAAGTCCAGCAAAAGCTGATGAGGAGgaagacgaggatgaagatgtAGATTTCAATCCCTTTCTAAAGGAAACACCTTCACCAGATGCTTCATCAAGTCTGAGCTCTGAAATTGAAGGAATAGATGGTGATGCTGTGGAAAACGGGGTTAGACCTTTACAGACAGCAGAAATTTGTTCATCAGAGTTGACTGATGAGGGTCCGAGTTTTGTTGTTGAAGATTCTGAGCATTGTGAGGGGGGAAATTTGGTGCTGGATACCCTTTCCCCTAAACTAGTGTGTGAGCAAGAATTGCCCGAACTTGTTGCCGGAAGCCTCTCTAAGACAGATTCAGAGATCCTATCTCAAGCTGAAAATGGGCATTTACAAGGAAAGGAAGATTATATGAGCAGGAGACCTGACTCCCATGGTGACATGGTTGAGGAAGCTACAAATAGCTGGAAACTGTTAACGCACTCTGATGATGAGGATGCTATTTGCAAGCGTACAAGGGCTCGTTATTCTCTGGCAAGTTTTACTCTCGATGAACTTGAGAGTTTTCTCCAAGAGacggatgatgatgatgatattcAAAatgttgatgatgaagaagagtataaaaaatttcttgcaGCTGTTTTATTAGGTGTAGATGGCGATGGTCATCCAACTCCAGAAACTGCAAATgtcgatgatgaagatgaggataaTGATGCTGACTTTGAGATTGAACTCGAAGAGGCACTTGAGAGTGACCTTGATGACAGACCTAGTGATAAAACCACAAAAGGAAATTATGAGTGTTCCAGAAGGCGGCCTGAGACACGGCAGAACAGAGGTAAAAACACCTCTGCAGAGTGTAAAAAGAAGCTTCTTCAACATGGGAAGAGGCCATTGCGTCCCCTCTTACCATTAGTGCCTGTTGGATCGACTTCATATTTACCAGCATTGAGCGGACAACCTTCTATGGCTGATGCTCCTCTGAACTATGCATCTTTAACAGCCAATGCTGGTTGCATAAATGGGTTTGCTCCTAATCAGATAGGCCAGTTGTATTGTCTAATACATGAGCACGTGCAGCTTCTTATTCAAATATATTCTCTTTGCGTTCTCGATCCCCCTCGGCAACACATTGCATCACAGGTTGAAGAATTGATTTTGCAAATGCTTCATAAACGTGATCAGATGGTAGCTCGGAGAAGCATACCGTATCCCAGTATATGCTTTTCCCCTGCATATGTTTGTTCATCAACATCTGAGGGTTCTAAAAGATCAAACATGGCACAACACACTTTGGTATCTGCTCCTACGTTAGAAGCTCAGAGGGTTACCTCTTCCACGAATAATCAGATGCTGGCAACTCTAAATGATTCCCAGGGTCAAGGACATGGGGAATATGCTGGCAGTCAGGCTTTAGGTTCTCGAGCAGTGGCGGATTCTGTTTGGTTGCCAAATATAAGTGGCCCTGTACTATCGGTTTTGGATGTAGCTCCACTCAATTTAGTGAAGACTTACATCGATGATCTGCGTATTG TTGTCAAGGAGCAGCGGCGATGGCATGTTGAATCTACCTGTGATATCCGCTCTGAAAGGGAGCCTCTGTTCCCCATTTCCAGCTCTTTGTCGGCTGTAGAAGTTGATATTCAAGTTTTAAGTGGAGCTTCTCCATCAAATGCTCGGACTGGTTCCCCTTCCTCTGGTCATCATCCACTTAAGAGATCACTAGCTGCGGCAATTGTGGAAAGTGCAAAGAAGCAATCAGTTGCCTTAGTCGAGAGGGATGTTGCAAAGCTGGCTCAGATATTCTTTCCAGTGTTTAATCGAGCACTTTTCCCTCATAAACCACCCCCTTCTGCTGTGGCAAACAGGGTGCTTTTCACCGATGCTGAGGATGA GCTACTTGCATTGGGGATAATGGAATTTAATACGGATTGGAAGGCAATTCAGCAACGATTTCTTCCTTGCAAGTCTAAGCATCAG ATTTTTGTCCGGCAGAAGAATCGCTGCTCATCCAAGGCTCCAGAGAATCCCATAAAG GCAGTAAGGAGGATGAAAACCTCTCCATTGACCGCGGAAGAGATTCAATATATACAGGAG GGGTTCAAGATTTATAAACTTGACTGGATGTCAGTATGCAAATTCATTGTGCCACATAGAGATCCATCCTTATTACCTCGTCAATGGCGAGTTGCCTTGGGAACTCAGAAGTCATACAAACAGAATCCAActaaaaaggagaagagaagggCATATGAAGCAGAACGGAGAAGGCGCAGAAGTGCAGATCAAGCGAGTTGGCTAAATGCGTCTGAGAAG GACTATCAGGTGGAGCATGCTGGCGCGGAGAACAGTTGTGAAGACGATTGCGTTGATGACCCTGAGGAAGCTTATGTACACGAGGGATTTTTAGTGGACTGGAGACCAGGGCCATCATCTCACACTTCTTTCAAACAACCTCGCTCTTATGTGGGAAAAGGTGGCCTCCATGGCATGAGGGAAGAGGCTGCTTATGACATACATTATGAAACACAATGCCACGCTGGAAGCACGCATCAGTTTCCAATTGCATCAAGTTTTCAGAATACTTATTCTGCATCTCGTGTCATCCATAATAATATGCATGGTGCCTTGGTACCATTTCATCCAGTTTCTGACACAAGTTTTACAGCACCCAAATCTCCATTCGGTCTCCTTTCAAATAGAGGTCGTCAAACTGACAACGCACGCTTAGTAAAATTAGCACCAAACTTGCCCCCAGTGAATCTTCCTCAGAATGTTCGTGTTATTTCTCAGTATGCATATCTAAGCCGTGATGGAGCAGCTTCCACTATTACTGAGAGTGCAGATAATCGACCATGTCATGCAGCAAAGGTTGGAGACATGCCAGCTACCCAACAGAGCAAAAGTAGGTCTCTGAATGATTCTGTTGCGTGTTTCCCGCGAGAAGAATCAAGAGTCTTCAAGGAGAAAACCATCAATGAGGAAAGGGGCATTGATTCTGATTCCCAGATGCATCCCCTACTCTTCCAGGTCCCTGAGGATGGGCGACTGCCTTATTACCCATCAAACTGCAATACCCTTGCTCCTGCCCCTATAAGTTTTTCTTGTGGAAGCCAGCCTCAATTAAATCTTAGTCTTTTCCATAGTCCTCACCAGCTCAACAATGACAGATCTTTTAGGCCTAGGGACTCTGCTTCCGATATTGGTCTCAGTGGAATTGACTTCCATCCACTACTTCAAGGAACTGAAGAGGTGAACACTGATTTAACATCTGCTAATTCAACAGCTCACCAGCCTGTTTCTGATGCTGTCCTGGCTAAAGTGCCAGCCAGTGGTGGCTCATTGACTCCTGGCACTGATCTTTCTTCTTGTGTAGATAGAGCTAGTGAATTGGACCTAGATATACACCTAAGTTCTTCATCCATATTGGAAAAGGCAATAGGAAGGAATGCTGGGGCTACTCATAAACTTGTACTGCCCATCAAGCATTCAACAAAATCTGGAACTTTGCTTAAGGGCCAACAAACAAGTGGTCCTTTTGATGAGCAGCCTGAAAATCTGTCTTCGGTTAGAAGTGACTTGATTTCAGGATCCCAAATGTCGAGCAGACCAAATGATGCTGTTCAATGCAACATGGATTTGGCAGGGGATGAGTCTCATCCGGGAATTGTTATGGAACAGGAAGAGTTGAGCGACTCTGATGAAGAAATGGAAGAACATGTAGAATTTGAATGCGAGGAAATGGCTGATTCTGAAGGAGAggaggaatcaagcatggagaTTGTTGCTGATACATATAACAGG GTCCAGAGCTCTGCGGCAGagaaggtggtggtggaggatcATCAGCCTGGACTGGGAAATGGTTGTCGTAAATCCAATGATGCTGCACCTGGAAACAGCAGCCTTCCTTCCTTAAAGTTGGGTCTCACTTGCGAGGGGGGAGACACGGCGAGTAAATCATGGTTGAGTTTGGATCCAAGGTTGCGAGGCTGTCCAAATCCAACTGTTGAAACTCAGGCTCGTAAGAATTGTTCTCCTCGTCCGAACAGATCCTGCAAGAAGACAAAAACATGCATTAGAAATAATATAGAGCAGGTACATGACCAAGCTACGGAGGCAGCAAAACAGCTTGATTTGGGCACTTCCACCATCCCCAACAAGCGGCCTCGAAAGAGGACGTGCAGGAGCAATGCAAATCCAGAAGTAGGAATTGCTATGTAG
- the LOC115725896 gene encoding uncharacterized protein LOC115725896 isoform X3, protein MSSCANSPGKGGHTSQADTEPTSSNLDEWPKSPAKADEEEDEDEDVDFNPFLKETPSPDASSSLSSEIEGIDGDAVENGVRPLQTAEICSSELTDEGPSFVVEDSEHCEGGNLVLDTLSPKLVCEQELPELVAGSLSKTDSEILSQAENGHLQGKEDYMSRRPDSHGDMVEEATNSWKLLTHSDDEDAICKRTRARYSLASFTLDELESFLQETDDDDDIQNVDDEEEYKKFLAAVLLGVDGDGHPTPETANVDDEDEDNDADFEIELEEALESDLDDRPSDKTTKGNYECSRRRPETRQNRGKNTSAECKKKLLQHGKRPLRPLLPLVPVGSTSYLPALSGQPSMADAPLNYASLTANAGCINGFAPNQIGQLYCLIHEHVQLLIQIYSLCVLDPPRQHIASQVEELILQMLHKRDQMVARRSIPYPSICFSPAYVCSSTSEGSKRSNMAQHTLVSAPTLEAQRVTSSTNNQMLATLNDSQGQGHGEYAGSQALGSRAVADSVWLPNISGPVLSVLDVAPLNLVKTYIDDLRIVVKEQRRWHVESTCDIRSEREPLFPISSSLSAVEVDIQVLSGASPSNARTGSPSSGHHPLKRSLAAAIVESAKKQSVALVERDVAKLAQIFFPVFNRALFPHKPPPSAVANRVLFTDAEDELLALGIMEFNTDWKAIQQRFLPCKSKHQIFVRQKNRCSSKAPENPIKAVRRMKTSPLTAEEIQYIQEGFKIYKLDWMSVCKFIVPHRDPSLLPRQWRVALGTQKSYKQNPTKKEKRRAYEAERRRRRSADQASWLNASEKDYQVEHAGAENSCEDDCVDDPEEAYVHEGFLVDWRPGPSSHTSFKQPRSYVGKGGLHGMREEAAYDIHYETQCHAGSTHQFPIASSFQNTYSASRVIHNNMHGALVPFHPVSDTSFTAPKSPFGLLSNRGRQTDNARLVKLAPNLPPVNLPQNVRVISQYAYLSRDGAASTITESADNRPCHAAKVGDMPATQQSKSRSLNDSVACFPREESRVFKEKTINEERGIDSDSQMHPLLFQVPEDGRLPYYPSNCNTLAPAPISFSCGSQPQLNLSLFHSPHQLNNDRSFRPRDSASDIGLSGIDFHPLLQGTEEVNTDLTSANSTAHQPVSDAVLAKVPASGGSLTPGTDLSSCVDRASELDLDIHLSSSSILEKAIGRNAGATHKLVLPIKHSTKSGTLLKGQQTSGPFDEQPENLSSVRSDLISGSQMSSRPNDAVQCNMDLAGDESHPGIVMEQEELSDSDEEMEEHVEFECEEMADSEGEEESSMEIVADTYNRSSAAEKVVVEDHQPGLGNGCRKSNDAAPGNSSLPSLKLGLTCEGGDTASKSWLSLDPRLRGCPNPTVETQARKNCSPRPNRSCKKTKTCIRNNIEQVHDQATEAAKQLDLGTSTIPNKRPRKRTCRSNANPEVGIAM, encoded by the exons ATGTCGTCTTGTGCGAATTCTCCTGGCAAAGGTGGCCATACTAGTCAAGCTGACACTGAGCCCACCAGTTCAAACTTAGATGAATGGCCCAAAAGTCCAGCAAAAGCTGATGAGGAGgaagacgaggatgaagatgtAGATTTCAATCCCTTTCTAAAGGAAACACCTTCACCAGATGCTTCATCAAGTCTGAGCTCTGAAATTGAAGGAATAGATGGTGATGCTGTGGAAAACGGGGTTAGACCTTTACAGACAGCAGAAATTTGTTCATCAGAGTTGACTGATGAGGGTCCGAGTTTTGTTGTTGAAGATTCTGAGCATTGTGAGGGGGGAAATTTGGTGCTGGATACCCTTTCCCCTAAACTAGTGTGTGAGCAAGAATTGCCCGAACTTGTTGCCGGAAGCCTCTCTAAGACAGATTCAGAGATCCTATCTCAAGCTGAAAATGGGCATTTACAAGGAAAGGAAGATTATATGAGCAGGAGACCTGACTCCCATGGTGACATGGTTGAGGAAGCTACAAATAGCTGGAAACTGTTAACGCACTCTGATGATGAGGATGCTATTTGCAAGCGTACAAGGGCTCGTTATTCTCTGGCAAGTTTTACTCTCGATGAACTTGAGAGTTTTCTCCAAGAGacggatgatgatgatgatattcAAAatgttgatgatgaagaagagtataaaaaatttcttgcaGCTGTTTTATTAGGTGTAGATGGCGATGGTCATCCAACTCCAGAAACTGCAAATgtcgatgatgaagatgaggataaTGATGCTGACTTTGAGATTGAACTCGAAGAGGCACTTGAGAGTGACCTTGATGACAGACCTAGTGATAAAACCACAAAAGGAAATTATGAGTGTTCCAGAAGGCGGCCTGAGACACGGCAGAACAGAGGTAAAAACACCTCTGCAGAGTGTAAAAAGAAGCTTCTTCAACATGGGAAGAGGCCATTGCGTCCCCTCTTACCATTAGTGCCTGTTGGATCGACTTCATATTTACCAGCATTGAGCGGACAACCTTCTATGGCTGATGCTCCTCTGAACTATGCATCTTTAACAGCCAATGCTGGTTGCATAAATGGGTTTGCTCCTAATCAGATAGGCCAGTTGTATTGTCTAATACATGAGCACGTGCAGCTTCTTATTCAAATATATTCTCTTTGCGTTCTCGATCCCCCTCGGCAACACATTGCATCACAGGTTGAAGAATTGATTTTGCAAATGCTTCATAAACGTGATCAGATGGTAGCTCGGAGAAGCATACCGTATCCCAGTATATGCTTTTCCCCTGCATATGTTTGTTCATCAACATCTGAGGGTTCTAAAAGATCAAACATGGCACAACACACTTTGGTATCTGCTCCTACGTTAGAAGCTCAGAGGGTTACCTCTTCCACGAATAATCAGATGCTGGCAACTCTAAATGATTCCCAGGGTCAAGGACATGGGGAATATGCTGGCAGTCAGGCTTTAGGTTCTCGAGCAGTGGCGGATTCTGTTTGGTTGCCAAATATAAGTGGCCCTGTACTATCGGTTTTGGATGTAGCTCCACTCAATTTAGTGAAGACTTACATCGATGATCTGCGTATTG TTGTCAAGGAGCAGCGGCGATGGCATGTTGAATCTACCTGTGATATCCGCTCTGAAAGGGAGCCTCTGTTCCCCATTTCCAGCTCTTTGTCGGCTGTAGAAGTTGATATTCAAGTTTTAAGTGGAGCTTCTCCATCAAATGCTCGGACTGGTTCCCCTTCCTCTGGTCATCATCCACTTAAGAGATCACTAGCTGCGGCAATTGTGGAAAGTGCAAAGAAGCAATCAGTTGCCTTAGTCGAGAGGGATGTTGCAAAGCTGGCTCAGATATTCTTTCCAGTGTTTAATCGAGCACTTTTCCCTCATAAACCACCCCCTTCTGCTGTGGCAAACAGGGTGCTTTTCACCGATGCTGAGGATGA GCTACTTGCATTGGGGATAATGGAATTTAATACGGATTGGAAGGCAATTCAGCAACGATTTCTTCCTTGCAAGTCTAAGCATCAG ATTTTTGTCCGGCAGAAGAATCGCTGCTCATCCAAGGCTCCAGAGAATCCCATAAAG GCAGTAAGGAGGATGAAAACCTCTCCATTGACCGCGGAAGAGATTCAATATATACAGGAG GGGTTCAAGATTTATAAACTTGACTGGATGTCAGTATGCAAATTCATTGTGCCACATAGAGATCCATCCTTATTACCTCGTCAATGGCGAGTTGCCTTGGGAACTCAGAAGTCATACAAACAGAATCCAActaaaaaggagaagagaagggCATATGAAGCAGAACGGAGAAGGCGCAGAAGTGCAGATCAAGCGAGTTGGCTAAATGCGTCTGAGAAG GACTATCAGGTGGAGCATGCTGGCGCGGAGAACAGTTGTGAAGACGATTGCGTTGATGACCCTGAGGAAGCTTATGTACACGAGGGATTTTTAGTGGACTGGAGACCAGGGCCATCATCTCACACTTCTTTCAAACAACCTCGCTCTTATGTGGGAAAAGGTGGCCTCCATGGCATGAGGGAAGAGGCTGCTTATGACATACATTATGAAACACAATGCCACGCTGGAAGCACGCATCAGTTTCCAATTGCATCAAGTTTTCAGAATACTTATTCTGCATCTCGTGTCATCCATAATAATATGCATGGTGCCTTGGTACCATTTCATCCAGTTTCTGACACAAGTTTTACAGCACCCAAATCTCCATTCGGTCTCCTTTCAAATAGAGGTCGTCAAACTGACAACGCACGCTTAGTAAAATTAGCACCAAACTTGCCCCCAGTGAATCTTCCTCAGAATGTTCGTGTTATTTCTCAGTATGCATATCTAAGCCGTGATGGAGCAGCTTCCACTATTACTGAGAGTGCAGATAATCGACCATGTCATGCAGCAAAGGTTGGAGACATGCCAGCTACCCAACAGAGCAAAAGTAGGTCTCTGAATGATTCTGTTGCGTGTTTCCCGCGAGAAGAATCAAGAGTCTTCAAGGAGAAAACCATCAATGAGGAAAGGGGCATTGATTCTGATTCCCAGATGCATCCCCTACTCTTCCAGGTCCCTGAGGATGGGCGACTGCCTTATTACCCATCAAACTGCAATACCCTTGCTCCTGCCCCTATAAGTTTTTCTTGTGGAAGCCAGCCTCAATTAAATCTTAGTCTTTTCCATAGTCCTCACCAGCTCAACAATGACAGATCTTTTAGGCCTAGGGACTCTGCTTCCGATATTGGTCTCAGTGGAATTGACTTCCATCCACTACTTCAAGGAACTGAAGAGGTGAACACTGATTTAACATCTGCTAATTCAACAGCTCACCAGCCTGTTTCTGATGCTGTCCTGGCTAAAGTGCCAGCCAGTGGTGGCTCATTGACTCCTGGCACTGATCTTTCTTCTTGTGTAGATAGAGCTAGTGAATTGGACCTAGATATACACCTAAGTTCTTCATCCATATTGGAAAAGGCAATAGGAAGGAATGCTGGGGCTACTCATAAACTTGTACTGCCCATCAAGCATTCAACAAAATCTGGAACTTTGCTTAAGGGCCAACAAACAAGTGGTCCTTTTGATGAGCAGCCTGAAAATCTGTCTTCGGTTAGAAGTGACTTGATTTCAGGATCCCAAATGTCGAGCAGACCAAATGATGCTGTTCAATGCAACATGGATTTGGCAGGGGATGAGTCTCATCCGGGAATTGTTATGGAACAGGAAGAGTTGAGCGACTCTGATGAAGAAATGGAAGAACATGTAGAATTTGAATGCGAGGAAATGGCTGATTCTGAAGGAGAggaggaatcaagcatggagaTTGTTGCTGATACATATAACAGG AGCTCTGCGGCAGagaaggtggtggtggaggatcATCAGCCTGGACTGGGAAATGGTTGTCGTAAATCCAATGATGCTGCACCTGGAAACAGCAGCCTTCCTTCCTTAAAGTTGGGTCTCACTTGCGAGGGGGGAGACACGGCGAGTAAATCATGGTTGAGTTTGGATCCAAGGTTGCGAGGCTGTCCAAATCCAACTGTTGAAACTCAGGCTCGTAAGAATTGTTCTCCTCGTCCGAACAGATCCTGCAAGAAGACAAAAACATGCATTAGAAATAATATAGAGCAGGTACATGACCAAGCTACGGAGGCAGCAAAACAGCTTGATTTGGGCACTTCCACCATCCCCAACAAGCGGCCTCGAAAGAGGACGTGCAGGAGCAATGCAAATCCAGAAGTAGGAATTGCTATGTAG